A part of Mesoplodon densirostris isolate mMesDen1 chromosome 10, mMesDen1 primary haplotype, whole genome shotgun sequence genomic DNA contains:
- the LOC132496794 gene encoding LOW QUALITY PROTEIN: DNA primase large subunit-like (The sequence of the model RefSeq protein was modified relative to this genomic sequence to represent the inferred CDS: inserted 1 base in 1 codon; substituted 1 base at 1 genomic stop codon) — MQFLGGNRRKLRLADDQRNACYPHSLLFYLQPPSGNISLIEFENLAIDRVKLLKAVKNLGVSYVKGTEQYQSKLEAELRKLKFSYGENLEDEYEPRRRDHVSHFILHLAYCQPEELRHWFIQQEMNLLLFQFSILPKDTIQSFLKESHLQFEAIRDEEKTLXEQDIVASSHSLGGVQLESVYKSPFADALDLFRGRKVYLENGFAYVQLKDIVAIILNEFRTKLSKVLALTARSLPAVQSGERLQPLLSHLSHLYTGRDYSTQANVGEVSLDQIDSLSTKSFPPCIDQLHKALWENHHLRHGGLMQYGLFLKDIGLTLEQAWQFWKQSFIRGKMDPDKFDKGYSYNIRHSFGKEGKRTDYTLYSCLKIILTNPPSQGDYHGCPFWHSDPELLRQKMQAYKIPPSGINQILDLVKGTHYQVACQKFFKMTHNVDDCVFSLSHPNXFFFESQQILSGGKDIKKESIQPETPQPKPSVQRSKDVSSALASLISSLEMDLEGLEELLQ, encoded by the exons ATGCAGTTTCTTGGAGGAAAtcggaggaaactgaggttggcAGATGACCAGAGGAATGCTTGCTACCCACATAGCCTTCTGTTTTACTTGCAGCCGCCTTCTGGAAACATATCTTTGATAGAATTTGAAAACTTGGCTATCGATAGAGTTAAATTGCTAAAAGCAGTTAAGAATCTTGGTGTGAGCTATGTGAAAGGAACCGAGCAGTACCAGAGTAAGCTGGAGGCTGAGCTTCGGAAGCTTAAGTTTTCCTACGGAGAAAACTTGGAAGATGAATATGAACCCCGAAGAAGAGATCACGTTTCTCACTTTATTTTACACCTTGCTTACTGCCAGCCTGAAGAGCTTAGGCACTGGTTCATTCAACAAGAAATGAATCTCCTTCTATTTCAATTCAGTATTTTACCCAAGGACACAATTCAGAGTTTCTTAAAGGAGAGCCATTTGCAGTTTGAGGCTATACGTGATGAAGAGAAGACTCTCTGAGAACAGGATATTGTGGCTTCATCACACAGTTTAGGTGGGGTTCAGTTGGAGTCAGTTTATAAGAGCCCTTTTGCTGATGCTCTGGATTTGTTCCGAGGAAGGAAAGTCTATTTGGAAAATGGCTTTGCTTATGTACAACTCAAGGACATTGTGGCGATCATCCTGAATGAATTTAGAACCAAACTGTCCAAGGTTTTGGCTTTAACAGCCAGGTCCTTGCCTGCTGTGCAGTCAGGTGAGAGACTCCAGCCTCTGCTCAGCCACCTCAGTCATTTGTACACTGGTCGAGACTACAGTACACAGGCAAATGTTGGGGAGGTTTCTTTAGATCAGATCGATTCGCTTTCTACCAAATCCTTCCCACCTTGCATAGATCAGCTACATAAAGCCCTGTGGGAAAATCACCATCTTCGTCATGGGGGCCTCATGCAGTACGGCCTCTTCCTGAAGGACATTGGCCTAACCTTGGAACAGGCATGGCAATTCTGGAAGCAGTCATTTATCAGAGGAAAGATGGATCCAGATAAATTTGATAAAGGCTACTCTTACAATATCCGTCATAGCTTTGGAAAGGAAGGCAAGAGGACAGACTACACACTTTACAGTTGCCTGAAGATTATCCTAACCAATCCACCAAGCCAAGGGGATTATCATGGGTGCCCTTTCTGGCACAGCGATCCTGAACTGCTGAGGCAGAAGATGCAAGCGTACAAGATCCCTCCCTCAGGGATCAACCAGATTTTGGATTTAGTAAAAGGGACACATTACCAGGTAGCCTGTCAGAAGTTCTTCAAGATGACACATAATGTAGATGATTGTGTCTTTTCTTTGAGTCATCCAA AGTTCTTTTTTGAGAGCCAGCAGATCCTCAGTGGAGGTAAAGACATCAAGAAGGAATCCATCCAACCAGAAACGCCCCAACCCAAACCGAGTGTCCAGAGAAGCAAGGATGTGTCATCTGCTCTGGCCTCACTCATCTCCTCTCTGGAAATGGATCTGGAGGGACTAGAGGAGTTACTTCAGTGA